In Oceanispirochaeta sp., the DNA window TCAAGGTATTTTATGACCTTCATATACAGCAAAAATATTTATGGGTGAATCAGTTATCTGATACATAACACGATAATTTGATACAATTACTTCTCGTAACTGGGGATTTGATGTTTCCGGGATGATCCTGCCACTATAAGGAAATTCTTCCAGATGTTTCACAGCAGCTCTCATTCTTTTAATCAACTTTATTGCTGCCTTTGGATTATCTCTGGAAATATATATCTTAATAGATCTCATATCTTCCATTGCTGAAATTAAAAACTTTACTCTCACGCTTCAAGCTCTTTCCACATTTCATCTTCATTAGTAACAAACTCACCATTAGAGATTTCCTGCAAACGGGAAGCAATAAGATTTAATACTTCATTTTTTCCTGTTAGTTGATCGTATTCACCAGGAGAAACTAATACAGCGGCAGCTTTCCCATTTTGAGTCAATACAATAGAGTTCCTTTCATCGGAAAGACTCATAATATATTTTTTGTAGGAAGCTCTGAAATCTGAAAGGGGAATTAGATCTTTATCTAAATTTACATGTGCCATCAGACAACCTCACTTGTACATAATATATACCGTAAAATGTACAACATCAAGCTGAATATATTTTAAAGTAAGGTTACAATACTATAGAACTTAGAAAATTAGTCTAAGCCAGGATATCTGAATCCAGCTCTCAGGGACAAGCAGTAAACTGACAACAGGAATATTTATCCTCCCAATATGAATAATCATCCCCAAGCCGTACCCTCATCCAAATGGACAGTTTATCATTATGATAATTTAACGGAATAATAGGAGATCCCGACAGTCAGGATCTCCATAAAAAATTCAAATCAAAACCTCTTCCATGCTCTCTTCCGCATCCTCAGGAATCTGATCAGAGATTTCATCATCCGTTTCTCCCGGGCCTGAAGAAGCCGTATACTGGGGTTTAAACTCCACATGTTCCCCCACTACTTTGACCTTGTAATGGCTGTCACCCTGATCATCGGTCCAGCGGTCCTGCTTCAGCCGGCCCACAACACGAACGCCACGGCCCTTACTAAGATGTTTCTCACAGGCTTCGGCCACCTTGGACCAGACCTCTACATCAAAATAAGAAACTTCACTCTGGCGAATGCCCTCAGATTTGTAAAATCTGTTGCTGGCTAAAGAGAACTTGCAGACCGGAGTCCCCTTGGGTGTCAGGTTGGCCTCGGGATCGCGGACCAGATTTCCTTCGAGAATCACACTGTTTAAATTATTCACGCATTTCTCCTTGATAAAAAAGATTGAATTAACCTATTTACAGAGGAGAAGAAGATTTTGATTCAAGAAAATATTTTTTTCTTAAAATAATGCTTAATTATATTAAGTTGCGCTCTCCAAAATTGAAGCCTATAATCACAGCTAATGAAATCGTCAAATAATTTATTTCTCCTCCTCACTGCTATGACCCTGTTATTATCCTGTTCCGCAAAAGAACAAGCCCCGATAGAAACATTCAGCTTCACGGCCTACCTGGATACGATCATCCAGGACTGGGAGGGGCAGAGCATCTTCATAGAGGAATATCGAAAACTAACCGGCATAGAACTGAAGATAATCCAACCGCCCCATCAACAGTATATGGATAAATTGATGGTCAGTTTTGCTGAAAAAGATTCACCTCAAGTCTGCGAGGTTTTACCAGAATATATATCTCTTATGGTCTCAAGAGATATACCACTCCCGCTGGACGACTTTATAGCGGATTCCCAATATGTCAAAAATTTTGACTCTGACTTTTTTGATTCCCTCAGGGCACAGGACAGCAAAATTTATGGTTTTCCAGCCAGGGACGGCGGAGGTTGTGTCACATATATTAGAAAAGACTGGCTGGATAATCTGGGCCTGGAAGCACCAGAAACCTGGGAAGAATTTTATACGATTCTCACCGCCTTTACCTATGATGATCCTGATGGTAACGGGATCAATGATACGAAAGGATATACGGACGTCAAATCGGCAAGTGAGGACTGGTATAACCGTGCCATCATGCTCAATGCCCGTGTAGAAATATACTTCAAAGAAGGAAAATGGATCGATGGATTCACAGAACCTGCCTTTATCGATGCCCTTAAAAGACTAAGAAAAATTTATCAGGAAGGATTGGCAGACACCAATATTCCCACAAATACAACATTCACTGCCAGGAATAGATTTATCAGCGGGGATGTGGGAATCATTACATACTGGGGCAATCATTGGGCAAGGAATCTTTTGGAAAGGACAAGAAAAGTCTCGGGACCTGAGGTAGAAATCATCGCAATACCTCCTCTGAAGAAGGGATATTATATCAAAAGGGTTGCCCCCTTATTGATCATTACCAAGGGCACCGAGGACCCTCAGAGAGTCTTTACCAATTTCATTGACAAACAATACGACAAATCACAGATACAGACTTTATTTACCTACGGAGTACAGGGATATCACTGGGATATAATTGATGGAAAACCCCAGTTTCTGACCAATGAAAATGATCCCTACAAAGTCCCTTTCACAAAAGCCTTCGTTCCGCCGGCCTCTGTCATTAATGACTGGGATCAGGAGATGGAAATCGATGATGTGATTCAACCGGTCATTAAGGTTCTCAATGAAAACTCGATAAAGGATAAGATTAAATACGGCGGGTCCTATTACAATCAATATTATCTGGAAATAGAAAAGGAATTAAAACCGGAATTAATAAGCCGGATCATCAATGGTGAACTATCAATAGAGGATGGTATGAATCTATATAAAACAAGATCAAATGATTTATATATTGATAGGATTTTAAAGGAATTGAACAGAGAAGAATAATTTATAGTTCTTCTCTGAATTTTCCGGGGCTGATATTATAAGTCTTCTGGAAAACCCGTCTGAACGTCTTATCACTATTATAACCGACTTTCCCGGCAATGATATGAATCGGTTCATCACTATTGATCAGGATTTCACGGGCACTCTCGATACGGATTTTTTCCAGGTATGTCGAAAAGTTTGTTCCGGTTTGTTCTTTAAAGAAAAAGGACAGGTAGGATTCACTGATAGAAAAATATTCAGCTACCATCAATAGGCTTAGATTCTTATTGATATAATTCTTGTGCAGGAATTCCTGCACCTTTTCTATAAGTGAAACATTATGACTTCTCTTGTTGTTATGCATAACACCGGCAATTTCCAAAAGGAATCCTCTGATCGTTTCGAAATCCGAATGAGACTTTTCAGAGATAAAAGAAAAATTTTCCCGCACATTATCGGGTAATTGGCTCAGGATTCTACAAACGGTATTGAAGAGTCCTGATAGAAAAATGTCTGTTTGTCTGTGGTCCAGCATTCTTGTTCCAAAATTTTCAGAATATAACCCATTCAAAAGGCTTTCCAGGCTCTCCCAGTTTCCGGATTTTACCGCATTGATCAGCCTGGACTCCATCTCGAGAGGAAAATAGAAATCCCCCAGTTTTTTATCTAAATCCTTATAGTGAAGAATCCTGTTTCCAGCTCTGTCATCTAATGACAAAACATCCTGAGCCTGAATATATGAATTATGAGCCTCCATGAGAGAGTCCACACTCTCCCCCAGAGCAATGGTCATATTTTCTGAATAGATCTGAGGCAGGAGAGAACAGAAATGGATCAAAGCCTCAGTGATTTTATTATCATGCAGCAGCAGATCTTCAGATCCGGTCATAAGGATCAATACCAAATTGCTATTTTCACGCTCGGAAATCATCATCCTGATGGGAAACTCATGCTGCAATGTACTTTTAAGAAAGTTTTTCACACGAACCATTTCATCAAAGGATTCGGTTGTTCCCGCAGCTTCAATATATCCTGGAGAGACAATGGCAATGCTGAAATGATTTTCAGTAACACTGAACCCGATATGGTTCAGATAATTTTGCAGATTTTCGTCACTTTGAAAAAAACCATTGATAAGCCTGTTGACGAATGCATTGTGAACAAAAACTTTCTGGTTCAGAAGTTCATCCTGCATGTCCTCACTCAGGTGGATCAGTTCATTCACATTTGTATTCAGTGATCCGAAGGTTACTTTCTCGCGGATTCCTTTATTCAAATATCCGGAAATGGAATGATAACTGCTGACGATAGGCTTTGACCAGCGCCGGGAGAGAGAATAGGCCGCCCCCAGGCATATGAACAAAGCAACCAGCATGACCGAAATAGAAATGAGCTGATAATAAGTGACGCTTTTCATGACCCATTTTTCTGGAAGAATAGAAACATATTTCCAATTGTTTTTGCTGCTGGTTGTATAGATGATGAACATTTTCCTGTCATTGACGGTCATCTCAACCATCCCTTCGTCTCCCTCTAACACAAGGGGGTCAATCTTTTCATCCGATTTAGAGACCAGAGAAATAAATTGATTATTATCATCAGCAATATAGGAGATGCTCCCGGGAGGCATTTCTTTATGATCAAGAAGGCTTATAAAGTCCGCCTCCCCTATTAGATATACAATCGCACCGACAATATCCCCCACATCCCGGCTACTTTCGACTGGAAGAGTCTGAACATAGGGAATCATTCTTTTGTTTTTAAAATCCTCTATGATGACTGACCGTACGGGGAGTATTTTGCCATGATAGAACCGGCTGCTCAGTCCATTATGCCAGTCAACAGAACTGATATCCTCCATCTTAAAAAAATTGACCGAATCATTAAAATCACTGTGAGTGTAAATGGAATAGGGAGTGATGATTGTATCCTGATTCTTAAGATATACATAGAAAACAGAATTGAAGGACGTATTATACAACAGCGAGTTTTTGAGTTCGATCATTGTTTCCCGAATCAAAGAAGACCTTTCCAGTTCACTCAGATTCTTCTCTTTATCAGAAATAAGCCTTAACAGTTTTGTATTTCCTGCCAA includes these proteins:
- a CDS encoding single-stranded DNA-binding protein produces the protein MNNLNSVILEGNLVRDPEANLTPKGTPVCKFSLASNRFYKSEGIRQSEVSYFDVEVWSKVAEACEKHLSKGRGVRVVGRLKQDRWTDDQGDSHYKVKVVGEHVEFKPQYTASSGPGETDDEISDQIPEDAEESMEEVLI
- a CDS encoding type II toxin-antitoxin system Phd/YefM family antitoxin, translating into MAHVNLDKDLIPLSDFRASYKKYIMSLSDERNSIVLTQNGKAAAVLVSPGEYDQLTGKNEVLNLIASRLQEISNGEFVTNEDEMWKELEA
- a CDS encoding extracellular solute-binding protein, with product MKSSNNLFLLLTAMTLLLSCSAKEQAPIETFSFTAYLDTIIQDWEGQSIFIEEYRKLTGIELKIIQPPHQQYMDKLMVSFAEKDSPQVCEVLPEYISLMVSRDIPLPLDDFIADSQYVKNFDSDFFDSLRAQDSKIYGFPARDGGGCVTYIRKDWLDNLGLEAPETWEEFYTILTAFTYDDPDGNGINDTKGYTDVKSASEDWYNRAIMLNARVEIYFKEGKWIDGFTEPAFIDALKRLRKIYQEGLADTNIPTNTTFTARNRFISGDVGIITYWGNHWARNLLERTRKVSGPEVEIIAIPPLKKGYYIKRVAPLLIITKGTEDPQRVFTNFIDKQYDKSQIQTLFTYGVQGYHWDIIDGKPQFLTNENDPYKVPFTKAFVPPASVINDWDQEMEIDDVIQPVIKVLNENSIKDKIKYGGSYYNQYYLEIEKELKPELISRIINGELSIEDGMNLYKTRSNDLYIDRILKELNREE
- a CDS encoding helix-turn-helix domain-containing protein, translated to MAGILMNNSIVNEYEQHVKRSHLIYLKKTQDVLESFIEDIKWSTYQLAGNTKLLRLISDKEKNLSELERSSLIRETMIELKNSLLYNTSFNSVFYVYLKNQDTIITPYSIYTHSDFNDSVNFFKMEDISSVDWHNGLSSRFYHGKILPVRSVIIEDFKNKRMIPYVQTLPVESSRDVGDIVGAIVYLIGEADFISLLDHKEMPPGSISYIADDNNQFISLVSKSDEKIDPLVLEGDEGMVEMTVNDRKMFIIYTTSSKNNWKYVSILPEKWVMKSVTYYQLISISVMLVALFICLGAAYSLSRRWSKPIVSSYHSISGYLNKGIREKVTFGSLNTNVNELIHLSEDMQDELLNQKVFVHNAFVNRLINGFFQSDENLQNYLNHIGFSVTENHFSIAIVSPGYIEAAGTTESFDEMVRVKNFLKSTLQHEFPIRMMISERENSNLVLILMTGSEDLLLHDNKITEALIHFCSLLPQIYSENMTIALGESVDSLMEAHNSYIQAQDVLSLDDRAGNRILHYKDLDKKLGDFYFPLEMESRLINAVKSGNWESLESLLNGLYSENFGTRMLDHRQTDIFLSGLFNTVCRILSQLPDNVRENFSFISEKSHSDFETIRGFLLEIAGVMHNNKRSHNVSLIEKVQEFLHKNYINKNLSLLMVAEYFSISESYLSFFFKEQTGTNFSTYLEKIRIESAREILINSDEPIHIIAGKVGYNSDKTFRRVFQKTYNISPGKFREEL
- a CDS encoding type II toxin-antitoxin system RelE/ParE family toxin, whose product is MRVKFLISAMEDMRSIKIYISRDNPKAAIKLIKRMRAAVKHLEEFPYSGRIIPETSNPQLREVIVSNYRVMYQITDSPINIFAVYEGHKIP